A region of Scleropages formosus chromosome 2, fSclFor1.1, whole genome shotgun sequence DNA encodes the following proteins:
- the LOC108935692 gene encoding protein NLRC3-like isoform X2, whose protein sequence is MEDPASEGNPPGDCRKEIPLSRNDLESVQQERSVSPVPSCISMRSNTSIPVIINFKEEHSSAGQCVQQERSVSPVPSCVSMNSDTSIPVIINFKEPLWVTGGSFPVPVDNVPPQRSVSPLPSSTSMKSDMSMSCSEDELLMTCQQKLKSHLKKKFECLFEGLTKQGNPTLLNDIYTELYITEGGTGGIRDEHEVRHIERTLKKPAVQETTIKCSDIFTPLPGKATHIRTVLTQGIAGIGKTVSVQKFILDWTEGKANQDICFIFPLPFRDLNLMKDKEFSLIQLLHYFLPELKGFGSTQLSNSKVLFIFDGLDECSLPLDFKNNEISFDEAKTTSLDVLLTNLIKGNLFPSALIWITSRPAAASQIPPDCVHRLTEIRGFNICQKEEYFRKRINEENLAQKIIKHVKLSRSLYIMCHIPVFCWISATVLERLFVEDQSGEIPKTLTQMYTHFLIFQTSLKNEKYLKKQVTDPLKSLESDKEFVQKLGNLAFNNLNKGNLIFYEEDLREFDIDVSEASVYSGVCTEVFREEFGLYQGKVYCFIHLSVQEYLAALHEFLSSTDPNLLKKTVDQALESKNGHLDLYLRFLLGLSMRYSQKLLKGLMMQRRSSYKIKEIINHIKEKINEKLSPEKTIYLFHCLNELNDNSLVKEVQNYLSKGHLSEKDISPSEWSALAFVLLMSEDELEVLDLKKCTLRDEGLQRMLPVVLTCKTALLSSSEITEESCEALASTLSSDSSHLRVLDLSDNDLQDSGVKMLFTGVENQECKLVTLRLSNCRVTEGGCASLVSVLRSNPCSQLRELDLSYNPTKDSGVKQLSDLLQDPHCKLDTMRLRMCGLTERCCEALAAVLTSNSSHLKELDLNDNDLQDSGVKLLSAGLGNQHCKLDTLRLSGCCVTEEGCASLASALCSNPCSQLRELDLSYNHPGDSGVKQLSHLLQDPHCKLETLHVDHGGQCRIRPGLLKYSCQLTLDERLANRHLHLSEGNRKVTWSEKELDSYPDHPDRFDFWNQVLCVESLSGRSYWEVQWGGDAAEIGVTYEGIGRRGSDADCRLGYNEKSWILYCSGGRCAACHNRRETDIPVPPSSNRIGIYLDWVSGTLSFYSVSSGELTLLCRFTSTFTEPLYPAFGFWVGSSMSLCEL, encoded by the exons ATGGAGGACCCTGCCTCAGAAGGGAATCCACCAGGGGACTGTAGGAAGGAAATTCCTTTGTCACGAAATGATTTAGAGAG TGTCCAGCAGGAGAGGTCGGTCTCACCTGTCCCCAGCTGTATATCCATGAGGAGTAACACGTCAATCCCTGTGATAATCAACTTTAAGGAGGAACACAGTTCTGCAGGTCAATG TGTCCAGCAGGAGAGATCAGTCTCACctgtacccagctgtgtatCGATGAACAGTGACACGTCAATCCCCGTGATAATCAACTTTAAGGAACCTTTATGGGTTACTGGAGGGTCTTTTCCAGTTCCCGTTGACAATGTCCCACCACAGAGATCAGTCTCACCTCTTCCCAGCTCtacatccatgaagagtgaCATGTCAATGTCTTGTAGTGAAG ATGAACTTCTGATGACCTgtcagcagaaactgaaatcccaTCTGAAGAAAAAGTTTGAGTGTTTATTTGAAGGATTAACTAAGCAAGGAAACCCAACCCTTCTGAatgatatttacacagagctctacataaCTGAAGGTGGTACTGGTGGGATCAGggatgaacatgaagtgagacaCATTGAGAGAACACTTAAGAAACCAGCTGTGCAAGAAACTACAATCaaatgcagtgacatttttacacctttacctGGAAAAGCAACACATATAAGAACTGTGCTGACGCAGGGGATTGCAGGCATCGGAAAAACAGTCTCTGTGCAAAAATTTATTCTGGATTGgacagaaggaaaagcaaaccaagacatttgtttcatatttccCCTTCCTTTCCGGGACCTGAATTTGATGAAAGATAAAGAATTCAGTCTGATACAGCTGCTTCACTACTTTCTCCCAGAACTGAAAGGGTTTGGATCCACTCAGCTCTCAAATTCCAAAGTCTTGTTCATCtttgatggtctggatgagtgTAGCCTTCCTCTAGATTTCAAGAACAATGAGATCTCTTTTGATGAAGCAAAGACAACATCACTGGATGTGTTGTTGACCAACCTCATCAAGGGGAatctgtttccttctgctctcatctggataacCTCCCGTCCAGCAGCAGCCAGTCAGATCCCTCCTGACTGTGTCCACCGGCTGACAGAGATAAGAGGCTTCAATATTTGTCAGAAGGAGGAGTACTTCAGGAAGAGAATCAATGAAGAGAACCTGGCCCAGAAGATCATCAAACATGTAAAGTTATCAAGGAGcctctacatcatgtgtcacattccagtcttctgttggatttcagccactgttcttGAGAGGCTCTTTGTTGAGGACCAAAGTGGAGAAATTCCCAAGACTCTGACtcaaatgtacacacacttcctcatcTTTCAGACAAGTTTAAAGAATGAGAAGTATCTGAAAAAACAAGTAACAGACCCTCTGAAATCTTTAGAATCAGATAAAGAATTTGTTCAGAAACTGGGGAATCTGGCCTTCAACAACCTCAACAAAGGcaatctcatattttatgaggaagatcTGAGAGAGTTTGACATTGATGTGagtgaagcttcagtgtactctggagtgtgtacagaagtCTTCAGAGAGGAGTTTGGGTTGTATCAGgggaaggtttactgctttaTACATCTTAGTGTGCAGGAGTATCTTGCTGCCTTGCATGAGTTTCTGTCAAGTACTGATCCCAACCTGCTGAAGAAAACAGTAGATCAGGCCTTAgagagcaagaatggacacttggaCCTCTACCTCCGCTTCCTTCTTGGTCTTTCAATGAGGTACAGCCAGAAGCTTTTAAAAGGTCTAATGATGCAGAGAAGAAGTTCCTATAAGATTAAAGAAATAATCAATCACATAAAGGAGAAGATCAATGAGAAACTCTCCCCTGAGAAGACTATTTATCTGTTCCATtgtctgaatgaactgaatgacaATTCTCTGGTGAAGGAAGTCCAGAATTACCTGAGCAAAGGACATCTTTCGGAAAAAGATATTTCACCATCAGAGTGGTCAGCGCTGgcatttgttttattgatgTCAGAAGATGAACTGGAAGTGCTGGATCTGAAAAAATGCACCTTACGTGATGAAGGTCTTCAGAGGATGCTGCCAGTGGTGCTGACCTGCAAAACAGCTCT tttaagcAGTTCTGAAATCACTGAGGAAAGCTGTGAAGCATTGGCCTCAACTCTGAGCTCAGACTCCTCACACCTGAGAGTGTTGGACCTGAGTGAtaatgacctgcaggattcaggagtaAAGATGCTCTTTACTGGAGTGGAGAACCAAGAGTGTAAATTGGTCACCTTGAG ACTGTCCAACtgcagagtgacagagggaggcTGTGCTTCCCTGGTGTCAGTTCTGCGTTCGAACCCCTGTTCACAactgagagagctggatctgagctacaatcccACAaaggactcaggagtgaagcagCTATCTGATCTATTGCAGGatccacactgtaaactggacacaATGAG GCTGAGGATGTGTGGACTcacagagagatgctgtgaagctctggccGCAGTTCTTACGTCAAACTCCTCACACCTGAAAGAGCTGGACTTGaatgacaatgacctgcaggattcaggagtaAAGCtcctctctgctggactggggaaccaacactgtaaactggacacactgag ACtttctggctgttgtgtcacagaggaaggctgtgcttctctggcttcagctctgtgttcgaacccctgttcacaactgagagagctggatctgagctacaatcacccaggagactcaggagtgaagcagCTTTCTCATCTACTGCAAGatccacactgtaaactggagacccTGCA tgtggaccatggtggacagtgcaggatcagaccagggcTCCTCAAAT ACTCCTGCCAGCTCACACTGGACGAGCGCCTAGCAAACAGACACCTGCATCTTTCTGAGGGCAACAGGAAGGTGACGTGGAGTGAAAAGGAGTTGGACTCATACCCtgatcatccagacagatttgaTTTCTGGAACCAAGTCTTGTGTGTAGAGAGTCTGTCTGGTCGCTcttactgggaggttcagtggggtggagatgctgctgaaaTAGGAGTCACTTATGAAGGAATCGGTAGGAGAGGAAGTGACGCCGACTGTCGGCTTGGATACAACGAGAAGTCCTGGATCCTGTACTGTTCGGGTGGGAGGTGCGCTGCCTGCCACAATAGGAGAGAGACTGACATACCCGTGCCTCCCTCCTCCAACAGAATTGGAATATATCTGGACTGGGTGTCCGGCACCctgtccttctacagtgtgTCCTCTGGTGAGCTGACGCTCCTGTGCAGGTTCACCTCCACGTTCACTGAGCCCCTCTATCCTGCGTTTGGCTTTTGGGTGGGCTCCTCAATGTCACTGTGCGAGCTGTGA
- the LOC108935692 gene encoding protein NLRC3-like isoform X1: MEDPASEGNPPGDCRKEIPLSRNDLESVQQERSVSPVPSCISMRSNTSIPVIINFKEEHSSAGQCVQQERSVSPVPSCVSMNSDTSIPVIINFKEPLWVTGGSFPVPVDNVPPQRSVSPLPSSTSMKSDMSMSCSEDELLMTCQQKLKSHLKKKFECLFEGLTKQGNPTLLNDIYTELYITEGGTGGIRDEHEVRHIERTLKKPAVQETTIKCSDIFTPLPGKATHIRTVLTQGIAGIGKTVSVQKFILDWTEGKANQDICFIFPLPFRDLNLMKDKEFSLIQLLHYFLPELKGFGSTQLSNSKVLFIFDGLDECSLPLDFKNNEISFDEAKTTSLDVLLTNLIKGNLFPSALIWITSRPAAASQIPPDCVHRLTEIRGFNICQKEEYFRKRINEENLAQKIIKHVKLSRSLYIMCHIPVFCWISATVLERLFVEDQSGEIPKTLTQMYTHFLIFQTSLKNEKYLKKQVTDPLKSLESDKEFVQKLGNLAFNNLNKGNLIFYEEDLREFDIDVSEASVYSGVCTEVFREEFGLYQGKVYCFIHLSVQEYLAALHEFLSSTDPNLLKKTVDQALESKNGHLDLYLRFLLGLSMRYSQKLLKGLMMQRRSSYKIKEIINHIKEKINEKLSPEKTIYLFHCLNELNDNSLVKEVQNYLSKGHLSEKDISPSEWSALAFVLLMSEDELEVLDLKKCTLRDEGLQRMLPVVLTCKTALLSSSEITEESCEALASTLSSDSSHLRVLDLSDNDLQDSGVKMLFTGVENQECKLVTLRLSNCRVTEGGCASLVSVLRSNPCSQLRELDLSYNPTKDSGVKQLSDLLQDPHCKLDTMRLSGCCVTEEGCASLASALCSNPCSQLRELDLSYNHPGDSGVKQLSHLLQDPHCKLETLHVDHGGQCRIRPGLLKYSCQLTLDERLANRHLHLSEGNRKVTWSEKELDSYPDHPDRFDFWNQVLCVESLSGRSYWEVQWGGDAAEIGVTYEGIGRRGSDADCRLGYNEKSWILYCSGGRCAACHNRRETDIPVPPSSNRIGIYLDWVSGTLSFYSVSSGELTLLCRFTSTFTEPLYPAFGFWVGSSMSLCEL, from the exons ATGGAGGACCCTGCCTCAGAAGGGAATCCACCAGGGGACTGTAGGAAGGAAATTCCTTTGTCACGAAATGATTTAGAGAG TGTCCAGCAGGAGAGGTCGGTCTCACCTGTCCCCAGCTGTATATCCATGAGGAGTAACACGTCAATCCCTGTGATAATCAACTTTAAGGAGGAACACAGTTCTGCAGGTCAATG TGTCCAGCAGGAGAGATCAGTCTCACctgtacccagctgtgtatCGATGAACAGTGACACGTCAATCCCCGTGATAATCAACTTTAAGGAACCTTTATGGGTTACTGGAGGGTCTTTTCCAGTTCCCGTTGACAATGTCCCACCACAGAGATCAGTCTCACCTCTTCCCAGCTCtacatccatgaagagtgaCATGTCAATGTCTTGTAGTGAAG ATGAACTTCTGATGACCTgtcagcagaaactgaaatcccaTCTGAAGAAAAAGTTTGAGTGTTTATTTGAAGGATTAACTAAGCAAGGAAACCCAACCCTTCTGAatgatatttacacagagctctacataaCTGAAGGTGGTACTGGTGGGATCAGggatgaacatgaagtgagacaCATTGAGAGAACACTTAAGAAACCAGCTGTGCAAGAAACTACAATCaaatgcagtgacatttttacacctttacctGGAAAAGCAACACATATAAGAACTGTGCTGACGCAGGGGATTGCAGGCATCGGAAAAACAGTCTCTGTGCAAAAATTTATTCTGGATTGgacagaaggaaaagcaaaccaagacatttgtttcatatttccCCTTCCTTTCCGGGACCTGAATTTGATGAAAGATAAAGAATTCAGTCTGATACAGCTGCTTCACTACTTTCTCCCAGAACTGAAAGGGTTTGGATCCACTCAGCTCTCAAATTCCAAAGTCTTGTTCATCtttgatggtctggatgagtgTAGCCTTCCTCTAGATTTCAAGAACAATGAGATCTCTTTTGATGAAGCAAAGACAACATCACTGGATGTGTTGTTGACCAACCTCATCAAGGGGAatctgtttccttctgctctcatctggataacCTCCCGTCCAGCAGCAGCCAGTCAGATCCCTCCTGACTGTGTCCACCGGCTGACAGAGATAAGAGGCTTCAATATTTGTCAGAAGGAGGAGTACTTCAGGAAGAGAATCAATGAAGAGAACCTGGCCCAGAAGATCATCAAACATGTAAAGTTATCAAGGAGcctctacatcatgtgtcacattccagtcttctgttggatttcagccactgttcttGAGAGGCTCTTTGTTGAGGACCAAAGTGGAGAAATTCCCAAGACTCTGACtcaaatgtacacacacttcctcatcTTTCAGACAAGTTTAAAGAATGAGAAGTATCTGAAAAAACAAGTAACAGACCCTCTGAAATCTTTAGAATCAGATAAAGAATTTGTTCAGAAACTGGGGAATCTGGCCTTCAACAACCTCAACAAAGGcaatctcatattttatgaggaagatcTGAGAGAGTTTGACATTGATGTGagtgaagcttcagtgtactctggagtgtgtacagaagtCTTCAGAGAGGAGTTTGGGTTGTATCAGgggaaggtttactgctttaTACATCTTAGTGTGCAGGAGTATCTTGCTGCCTTGCATGAGTTTCTGTCAAGTACTGATCCCAACCTGCTGAAGAAAACAGTAGATCAGGCCTTAgagagcaagaatggacacttggaCCTCTACCTCCGCTTCCTTCTTGGTCTTTCAATGAGGTACAGCCAGAAGCTTTTAAAAGGTCTAATGATGCAGAGAAGAAGTTCCTATAAGATTAAAGAAATAATCAATCACATAAAGGAGAAGATCAATGAGAAACTCTCCCCTGAGAAGACTATTTATCTGTTCCATtgtctgaatgaactgaatgacaATTCTCTGGTGAAGGAAGTCCAGAATTACCTGAGCAAAGGACATCTTTCGGAAAAAGATATTTCACCATCAGAGTGGTCAGCGCTGgcatttgttttattgatgTCAGAAGATGAACTGGAAGTGCTGGATCTGAAAAAATGCACCTTACGTGATGAAGGTCTTCAGAGGATGCTGCCAGTGGTGCTGACCTGCAAAACAGCTCT tttaagcAGTTCTGAAATCACTGAGGAAAGCTGTGAAGCATTGGCCTCAACTCTGAGCTCAGACTCCTCACACCTGAGAGTGTTGGACCTGAGTGAtaatgacctgcaggattcaggagtaAAGATGCTCTTTACTGGAGTGGAGAACCAAGAGTGTAAATTGGTCACCTTGAG ACTGTCCAACtgcagagtgacagagggaggcTGTGCTTCCCTGGTGTCAGTTCTGCGTTCGAACCCCTGTTCACAactgagagagctggatctgagctacaatcccACAaaggactcaggagtgaagcagCTATCTGATCTATTGCAGGatccacactgtaaactggacacaATGAG ACtttctggctgttgtgtcacagaggaaggctgtgcttctctggcttcagctctgtgttcgaacccctgttcacaactgagagagctggatctgagctacaatcacccaggagactcaggagtgaagcagCTTTCTCATCTACTGCAAGatccacactgtaaactggagacccTGCA tgtggaccatggtggacagtgcaggatcagaccagggcTCCTCAAAT ACTCCTGCCAGCTCACACTGGACGAGCGCCTAGCAAACAGACACCTGCATCTTTCTGAGGGCAACAGGAAGGTGACGTGGAGTGAAAAGGAGTTGGACTCATACCCtgatcatccagacagatttgaTTTCTGGAACCAAGTCTTGTGTGTAGAGAGTCTGTCTGGTCGCTcttactgggaggttcagtggggtggagatgctgctgaaaTAGGAGTCACTTATGAAGGAATCGGTAGGAGAGGAAGTGACGCCGACTGTCGGCTTGGATACAACGAGAAGTCCTGGATCCTGTACTGTTCGGGTGGGAGGTGCGCTGCCTGCCACAATAGGAGAGAGACTGACATACCCGTGCCTCCCTCCTCCAACAGAATTGGAATATATCTGGACTGGGTGTCCGGCACCctgtccttctacagtgtgTCCTCTGGTGAGCTGACGCTCCTGTGCAGGTTCACCTCCACGTTCACTGAGCCCCTCTATCCTGCGTTTGGCTTTTGGGTGGGCTCCTCAATGTCACTGTGCGAGCTGTGA